The genomic interval CGCCGAGCGCAGGCAACGTTGGACGCAACGTCCACGGACGATCAATGACTATGCTGGGTATCACCATCCACATTGCCGCCGTGCCAAGTTGCCCCGCGGCGGCAAGCACTGGCGACACGCCGCGCAAGGTGCGCCGCGCCATGATCGTTGCAACCGCGTAACTCAACGCCGCGCCGACGACTGCCAGCTGTCCCCAGAATTCGATTTGAATTCCCCCGCGCAATTCCGGCAGGAAAACAATGACGACCCCGACAAATCCGACCAACACGCCAAGCATCTTGGGCATCGTCATGCGTTCGTCGTGCGTCCAATAATGCGCGAGCAAAACGGTGAACAAGGGCATCGCCGCGTTCAAGATGGATGCCAAGCCGCTCGTGATGTGCGTTTCGCCCCAGGTGATCAGCGTGTACGGAATCACGCCGTTCAAAATTCCTAGCGCGATGAACGTCGTCCATAATGCGCGCGTGCGCGGGAACGCTTCGCGGCGAAATCGCATCACGCCGAACAAGACGGTCGCGGCGATCAACGTTCGTCCCAGGACGAAGGTGAACGGCGGAATCTCGGCGACGCCGACTTTGATGAACAAGAACGATGCGCCCCAGATCGCGCCAAGCAAGAATAATATGAACCAGGCAAACATGGGTGCTCCTATTTTTGATTTTCGATTTACGAATTCGCGCTGGACGAAGCATGCGCCGCGTCGTACCAAAACGCGCCCGGAAAATCTTCGGCGACTTGTTTCCGCTTGCCGCTCCATTGCTCGATCTCGATGCGATACACGGCAGTGCGCGCCAATTCTTGCGGCGAAATGGAACGATAATCCATGCCGTACTCGAGATGTGCAAAATATTTTTCGAGGAGCAACTGCAACGCGTGCGCGGCTTCCGCTTCATCGGCGACGACCGACGCGCGTCCGAACACGACGACGCTCGCGTACTCGCTGCTCATGGCGAATGCAGTCGGCGCGGGCAATTGTCGCCCAATCTCGTTGACGCTGAAACAGACGCGCGGGTTGTCCTCAACATCGGTGCGCGTGCGCCCGGCGGGCGCGCCGTGCATGTAGATCGCGTCCGCGGTTTCGTCGAAAACATAGTGCCGGGCGGAGATGTACGGCTGACCCTCGTGGGCGGTCGCCATGATCCCGATTGCCGCGCGATGGAGCATCGCCCGAATCCATGCTTCATCCTCGACAGCGCGGTCTTGGCGTTTGACTTGGGCTAAGGAAATTGTTTTCATGCGCCATAATGTAACCTAAAAGTGGTCTTGACACAAGTGCCATTTTTCGCTAAATTGAAGGTACCACTTTTTGGAGGGCGTTATGGCAAAACGCGCGGCATTTCTTACGCTCGCGGCATTGGATCTCGAACGCGGCACGCCCACCGCGTTGCACCGTCAACTCTATTATCGTTTGAGTCACGCGATTCTTACACATCGGCTCGCGCCTGGCGTGCGGCTTCCGCCGACGCGCGCGCTCGCGGCGGAACTGGGCGTCTCGCGGAACACGGTCGTCAACGCGTTCGAACAACTTTTGGCGGAGGGCTACATCGAGGGCAAGGTTGGCAGCGGGACGTACGTCAGCCACGCCTTGCCCGATCAGGTCCTGCAAGTACGCGCGCAAAGCAGTGCGCCTTCGCGCGCGATGTTGGCGCGCGCCACACTATCCAAGCGCGGCGCGATCATGGCGTCCGCGCCGGCGCGCGATTGGCAGGATAGCGACAAGCCGCGCGCGTTCCGTCCCGGCATCCCCGCACTCGACGAATTCCCCTTTGCGATGTGGCGGCGGCTCGCGCACAAACGTTGGCGCGATCTGCCGCGCGACGCGCTCGGGTACGGCGAACCGGCGGGTTATCGTCCGTTGCGCGAATCTATCGCCGCGTACCTTGGCGCATCGCGCGGCGTGCGGTGCGATCCGGAGCAAGTGATCGTCGTCGCCGGTTCGCAACAGGCGCTTGATCTCGCCGCGCGCTTGCTCCTCGACTCCGGCGATATCGCGTGGATCGAAGACCCAGGTTATCGCGGCGCGCGCGGCGCATTGCTTGCGGCGGGCGCGCGGCTAGTCCCGGTGCCCGTGGACGCGGAGGGATTGCGCGTGGAAGTCGGCGTTGCGAAAAACGCCGACGCGCGCCTGGCGTACGTCACACCGTCGCATCAATATCCGCTCGGTGTGACGATGAGTCTGGCGCGCCGACTGACTTTGTTGGAGTGGGCAACGCATTCGAATGCCTGGATTTTGGAGGATGATTACGATAGCGAATATCGGTACGCGGGGCGACCGCTCACCGCGTTGCAAGGATTGGACAACGCGCAGCGAGTGATCTACATCGGCACGTTCAGCAAGGTGCTGTTTCCCGCATTGCGCCTGGGTTACCTGGTCGTGCCGCCGAACTTGGTGGACGCGTTCGTCGCCGCGCGCGCGATGGCGGATCGTCAATCGCCGACGCTCGATCAAGCCGTGCTCGCCGATTTTATCGCGGAGGGATTTTTCGCGCGGCACGTACGGCACATGCGAACGTTGTACGCGGAACGACGCGCGGCGTTGGTGGACGCTGTCGCGCGCGAACTGGGTGGGCTACTGGAGATTACGTCGGAAGAAGCGGGGTTGCACGTGCTGGCGCGCTTGCCGAAAGGCGTGGATGATCGCGTGATTTCGCGACGCGCGGCGAAGCATAATGTCGAAACACCGGCGCTGTCCGATTATGCGCTCGCGCGTTTGGCGCGCGGTGGACTGGTGCTCGGTTACGCGGCGGTCAACGCGCGCGAGATTCGCGAAGGTGTGCGGCAACTCGCGTCCGCGTGTTCATTCGCGCATCCGCGCAAATCGCGCGAATAATAATGTTCAATGGGTTGGGCGAGCGCATCGCGGCGCAAGAACGATTTCGAAGACTCGTTTATTCCAGGTACGTCGCTTCGGCGTACTTGCGTTGAAAACCGGGAACACTCGCCAACTCGATGTACGCATCGCGCTGCGCGATTTGCTTCGCCAATGCGCGCTGTTCGCGCGAGATGAGCGCGAGGCGCGCGCCCGTGCCTGCCGCATTGCCGACTTGTTTGAACCGCTCCAAAGGTAATCGCGGCAACATCCCAATCGTGACCGCGCTCGACACGTCAATGAAGGTGCCGAATGCGCCGGCGATGATGACTTGCTCGATGTCGTTTTCGGTGAGACCCGCGTCGGCAACCAACGCCTGAATCCCCATGCGGATCGCGCCCTTCGCCAATTGCAATTCGCGTACATCTTTTTGCGAGATCGTGAGCGCGTCCAGTCCTTGACGTTCTTCCTCGCTCACAATCACAAATTCGCGCATCCCACTCTGAACGCGGACGCGCGCGTGATCGCCCATACGACCTTGCCGATCCAGTATCCCATTCAAGCGCAATTGCGCGACCGCGTCCAGCAATCCCGACCCGCACACCCCGACTGGTGCGACGCCGCCAATCGTTTGATACTCTAATTTTTCTTTCGTCAACAACAGATGCTCGATTGCGCCTGGCGCGGCGCGCATTCCGAATTTGATGTGCGCGCCTTCGAATGCCGGACCCGACGCGCATGACACGCTCGTCATCTTGCCGCGATGGTTCAGACAAATCTCGGTGTTGGTGCCGATGTCGAGCGCGAGCACGACGCCTTTCAATTCGGCGAGACGCGTCGCCAAGATCATCGCGACGTGATCCGCGCCGACGTAACCGGCGATGTTGGGGAGCAAATGCACGTACGCGCCCGGCGCAATGTTCAAATCCAGGTCGCGCGCCTTGACATCGAGCGCGGCGCGTGTGGCTGGCACGTACGGCGCGAATCCCAGTTGTTGCACCGGCAAGCGCAAAAAGAGATGGTGAATCGCGGTGTTGCCGACGACGACCGCTTCGACAATCTCGCTTGGATTCGCGCTGATCGTCGCGCACAAATCCGCGGCTAACTGACTCAACGCGTCGGTGAGCAACTTTTGCATGCGCGCGGCTTGAGCAGCTCCTTGACACGCGATGCCAATGCGCGTGACCACATCCTCGCCGTACGAAATTTGCGGATTCATCAAGCCCTGGGATGCGAGCGTCTGTCCAGTTTCCAAATCCAAGAGATAGCCCGCGATCTTGGTCGTGCCAATGTCCACTGCGAGACCGAGCCAACGCGTCGCCGGCGCGCTCACCGCGACGATTTCGTTTCCGCGTAATCCAACGCGAACGCGCCAATTCAAATCGCGCAAGTGTGGCGAGAGCGTTTGCAAGACATGGTAATCAATCGTCCCAGGTTCGACGTGATGCTCGCCGGCTAACGCCGACCAGAGACCCAGGTCGTCCGCACGTGGGTTTTCGAGCGTAGGTGGGGTGAGTTGAATATCGAAAGTACGGATCGGCGGGTCGGGTTGAATTTCAACTTGCAATCCTTCGAGCTGGGTACGTTGCGGGGCGGTGAGTGATTCCGGGGGAACGCGCAACTTGACATCACTTTGTGGAAACGTTTGGCACGCGAGGCGATAACCTCGCTCCAATTCGCGCGGGGTCAAAATATTTTTTTCGTCAACGGTGGGTAGAGAGACTTGCCCAGACACAACCTGGACTTTGCAGCGTTCGCAACTGCCCATGCCACCGCACACGTTGACCAGGTCAACGGCAAGTTGGCGCGCGCAATCGAGCAAGGATTGGTCATGGGGACATTCACCGCGACGTCCCACCGGCTCGAAATCTATTTGAAAAGCCGTCATCGCTTTCTAGAACTCCAGTTGAGGTAAAACGCGGGCGCATAGTGCAGAACAAGTTGCAATGCGCTATGCGCCCAGAACGAATTGTATGCTATTTTGCGAACCGCGCAAAATTAGTACACGCCGTACTCTTTCGTCGCATCTACCCAAACTTTGACGAGGTCTGGTCTGCAACCTTCCATCTCGCCGACGCCGACGCTCATAATATAGCCGCCGCCTTTGCCGACGATCTGGCACAGTTTCTTGGTCAGATCGCGCACTTGGTCTGCGGTACCAGCTTGCAACAACGAGTTAGGCATGCCGCCCATAATGCACATCGTATCGCCGACGATTTCCTTGACCTTGAAAATGTCACTGGACTGGAACAAGCCCGCGGTCTTACCTTTGGGCAACTCTGCCAGATATTTCAGGCGTTGATTCCAAACCCCTTCGTAAAAGACAAAGGGCTGGATGCCCGCGTTGACCAAGCCCACCATCATTGCTTTCAATTGGGGCCAATAGAATTTTTCAAACTGCGGGAGCGACATGAATCCGTCCGAGCCGCGATGCAGCGGAATGAACGCGACGTTGATGCCAGTCGCGCGACTCCAGTTGATCGCGAATTCGAGCTCAAAGCGCAAGACCTTTTCTTGCGCCGCGAGCAATTTTTCCGGTCGGCGGTGCATGTCGAGAAAAATGCCGCGCATCCCGCGCAAGGTGTCGGACATGAAATCGAACGGCGCTTCGATCAGCGAACCCATGAACGTGGGCGGCGCGAATCCCAGTTCGATCATGCGCTGAACCCCGCGGACGGCACGCGCATCGCCGGCTGCTTGCGCTTCGATCGCTTTGGCAAGCGTTTGCAGTGCCTGGACGACGGGCGGCGCTTTGAACACTCCCAGGTTGAACAAACTATAATGACCGAACGCCGCCATACCTAGCGGCGGGAGGACGGCTAGCCCTTCCAGTCGTGGGAAGACGCGGGGCCAATACTTGCGAATGCTCCAATCGGCGGGGTCGTCGAGAAAGGCGTCGTAATCTTCCGCCTTCATGTACTCGCCTTCGACGAACTGGAACGAGCCATTCGGATCCAAACCATGACCTGGGAACTTGGTCATGCGGTCGCCCACCACCAGACCGGGCGCGGGATTATTGAACACGCCCATGATGCTGTCGGGTTGAAAGTGCAACGCCGCCTTTTCCAGCAATTCCAATTCTTTCGCGCCGTTCTCGTGTTGCTCTTGCCGCGTGATGCCGCCCATCTCCGCCAGCATGTAACCCATGCCGAGTTGAATCGGGATACGGTCGGGTTGCTTGAGTTGCAAAGCATCCTGAATGCGCTTGGCGCGCTCGGCAAAAAGTTGCTGAGGACTTTTGCCGACATCTGCGTCTTGAAAAGAATTCGTTGCCATTTTACTTTCCTCCTGCCCACTGCTTGGCGAGCACGACCGCTTCCATCGCATCTTTGCCGAAGGCATCCGCCCCGGCATACTGGCGTACCTGATCGTCCACTGTGCCACCGCCGATCATGATCTTGACATCGTTGCGCAACCCCGCCGCTTTGATCGCGTCCACCGTTTCTTTCATCGAAGTGTACGCCAGCGTGAGAAAACCGCTGAGCGCGACGATGCTGGGTTGGTAACTCTTGACTTCGCTGATGAATTTTTCGATAGGCACATCCACACCCAGGTCTTTCACTTCAAAACCATTCACGTCGAGCATGAACACGACAATGTCTTTGCCGATGTCGTGAATGTCGCCCTTGACGGTGCCGACCAACACCTTCGCGCCTTGCTTGGCGGTTTCCGCGGCGCCGGTGACGCGCGGCTTGACCACGGCGGAGATGGACTTGAGCATCTCGCCGGCGAGGATCAACTCTGGGATGAAATACTTGCCTTCCTCAAATCGTTTGCCGACAATTTCCATCGCGAGCCGGCAATCGTCGAGAATGGTCATGGGGTCGGTCCCATTTTCCAACAATTGCTGGGTGAGCGCAAGGACCTCTTCTTCCTGCATGTCCGCAATCGCGTTGACCAGTTTTTCTGACATACCCTTCTCCTTTGAAAGTGACTTGGGCGCTTGATTCTCGCGCACCCACGTTTAACTCGGTTTGTTTTCCAATAATCCCGCGCGATACGCGCGCGTATAGTTCAAACAGTGCTTGTCGCGACCCAGCAAAAGATTGGCGGCGAGCATCGTCGCTTGCAGTTCGCGGTCGTTCGGATCAATAATCGCGGTATCCATGCCGGCATCGAGCGCGAGCGCCAGAAAAGTTCGATTGATCAACGCGCGCACCGGCAAGCCAAACGATACATTGCTCAACCCGCAAGAAATGTGCGCTTGCGGAAATCCCGCGCGGATCGCGCGCATCGTGTTGAAGGTGATACGGCTCGCTTCGGTGTTCGTCGCAATCGTCATCGCCAACGGATCCACGTACACTTTCTCGTCGGGCACGCCGGCGCGGCGCGTTGCCGCGAACACGTTGCGGATCACGTCGAGCCGCGCGGCAACCGTCGGCGGAATGCCCTTGTCGTCCATGCACAGCGCGATGACTTCACAGCCGAACTCGGCGACGATGGGCAGGATGCCACTCAAGCGCGTTTGTTCGCCACTGATCGAGTTGATCATCGGCGTCTTTTTGACGTGCTTCATCGCGACGCGCAACGCGTTGGGATTCGCGCTGTCCAGGCAGAGCGGCACATCCACCGCGTCTTGCGCGAGTTGGATAAGCCACACCAGGTCGTCCGGCTCGCGATCGGGCGGTGTGCCCGCGTTGACATCGAGCCAATGCGCGCCGCCTCCGACTTGTTTCTTTGCCAGGTTCTGAATGAATTCAGCATTCCGTTCGGCAATCGCTTTCTTAACCTGGGCGCGAGTGCCGTTAATTTTTTCGCCAATAATTTTCATCTACCGCTCCTTCGGAATTGGGACGCGGATGAGCGCGGATGAACGCGGATAAGAATAAAATCTGCGTTCGTCTGCGTCCCCTTGATTTAATCGCGCGCGGGAGGGAAAAAGTGTTCGTACAAAATCGTTTGCCCGGGCGGCACGACGACGAACTCGTCATCCCAGGGTCCAAAGATCATTTTCTTGACGAGCGCGGGCGACCCTTCGATTTCTTCAAAGCGCAGTCCGAACTGCTCGGCGGTGTTGCGCGCGTATTGGCGATATCGTTCGAGCTCGAATTGTCCGGTATTGATAAAACCAAGCCGCGTGTAATTCTTGAGCATCAGATTGATCATGCGCTTTGCTTTGGTCGCGCCATATTTTTCGGCGAGGCGTTTGTACTCTTCGAACGGACTATCGCCGACCTCGATCCAACCTTTCGTGAGATAGTACGTTCCCGGTTCGCGGTTGATCTGCTCTTTGTACGCCGCGCACGATCCCAGAAAAATCGCGATACAATCGTCGGTGCGCGGCACGACGAGCGTGGCAGTGGTCGCGCGGAGACCGATCACCGCCATCGAGCACAAGCCGTAACCCAGCAACACCATATCGGCGTGCGGACTGACTTGCTCGATCTTTTTTTGCAATGTGTTCTTCAGATCGTTGGGGTGAAGGTGAAGACCGAATTCGAGGATATCATACGAGACATCACCGGGGAGAAAGGGGAGCATCTCCTCGATGACCGTCGCGCAAGCGATTACACGAGTGCTAGAGAGATTCCTAGTCGCCATTGTCTTGAATCCACCCCGATTATACACTTATATAGGGAAGTTGTCAAATTGGCTATTATTCAAGTGTTTTTTGATGAGAAAGCGTATTGACATTTTCGTTTTTGTGAATATCCTACAGATATGACAACTACACATCCTTGCGATGGTTCGAGCGGTGTCTTAAATTCAATACCTTCGCCAAATCGTTTTCACCCGTTTTTTTATCCGCGAATAACGCGAATCTCTGCTAATTTTTAAATTCATTCGCGTTATTCGCGGATGAATTTATGATTTTGGCGAAGGTGTTGAAATTGAAATGCGTTTTTGCAACCTTCGCAAGGATGGATGGGCAACCGAGTATTGCAAAATGACTAGAAAAGGGAAACCACTCACCGCGCGGAATCTAAGCGGGCGTATTGATCGCGATTCATATGAGCCGGCGTATGCCCAGCTCGCCAATATCTTGCGCCGACAAGTGGCGACCGGTGTGTTTCAGCCCGGCGACCAGTTGCCTTCCGAATCGCAACTCGTCGGTCGCTTTGATGTCAGCCCGATGACGGTGCGCCGCGCGATCAACCTCCTCGCCGACCAGGGAGTTATCAGCACCGCGCAAGGACGCGGCACATTCGTGCGCGGCGTCGAATTAAGCACGGCGACATTCGGACTCAAAGAATTGCAAAGTCTGTTCAGCAACAAACCACAGACCAACGTCAAACTGCTTGAAGCGCGCGTCGTCACGGCGGATGAACGCACCGCGCGCAAACTCGATATCGCGCTGGGGCAACGCGTCGTCTATATTCGTCGCCTCTTGACGATCGAAAACCAACCGGCGTTTTATCATCGCGAGTACGTGGTGTACGATCCCGCGCGCCCGGTCGTCGAAGCGGAAATGGAAGTGACGTCGCTCCAAGGATTGTTTACCGGCATCGGCGAAACTCTGCTCAAGCGCGGCGAACTCGGCATCGAAGCGACGATCCTCAACGACGAGGAGGCGCGCCTGTTGGAGGTCGCCACACCCGCCGCGGCGTTTTGCATCGAGCATCTTTTCTACGATCTCAAAGAGCGTCCGGTCAGTTGGGGTTGGTTCGTCTGCCATAGCACGCGCTTGCGCTTTACGACCGGCGTGGGCATTCCACGATTGGACGGAATGGATCAACCCAGGAAGGAAAGATAAATGCCGAGCAACGATCAACGCGCCGCATTGATCGCGCATGTGGCTAACTTGGAGGAGAATGCCGTTCTCGATCTCGTGCGCCAACGGTTGACGGAAGGCGAAGACCCCTTGAAGATTGTCGAAGAATGCCAGGAAGGGATGCGCCAGGTCGGCTTGCGTTACGAGCGCGGCGAGTATTACTTGGCGGGTTTGATCATGGCAGGCGAAATTTTTCGCGAGGTGACCGAGATCGTCCAGCCCTTGCTCGAACATCGCATCCGGCAACAATCTTCGGGACGCGTGTTGCTCGGCACGGTACAAGGCGACATTCACGACATGGGCAAGAATATGCTCGCGATGTTGCTGAGTTGCTATGGCTTTACGGTGATTGATCTCGGTGTGGACGTTGCGCCGACGGAGTTCGCCGCGCGCGCGGTCGAGATCAAACCGGACATTGTCGGATTGTCCGCACTGCTGACTTCGGCGCACGAAAAAATGCGCGAGACGGTGTCGCTCTTGCGCGGCGAAGCCAAGCGCACCGGCGCGAAATTTTCGATTATCATCGGCGGCGGACAAATTGATGAACAAGTTCGCACGAACACTGGCGCGGACTATTACGGACAAGACGCGATGATGGGCGTGCGTTTGTGTCAGCGATTGATGACAGAACATTCAATCGTCGTTGACTCGTGATGGAAACGAATGTATACTTTTGGCAGATTATTCGAGAGCCATGATGTTTAGATGAAATCGTTAGAGCAAACCGTTTTGCCGTTTCCCGCAGTCGCCGAGCCAGAAATAATTTCCATCCCCGAAATCAACGGTAAAGCCAACAAACTGGATTCTCAAGACCGTCCATTCCACGAATGGTACCGGTTTGTGCTTTCATTTCCTCCCCATCTTGTGCGCCAATACATTCAGGATTTTGGACTGGATGAAAAAAGCACATTGCTCGATCCTTTCTGTGGAACTGGCACAACATTGGTCGAAGCCAAATTGAATGGAATCCATGCGATTGGATTGGAAGCAAATCCGTTTGCCTACATTGCCAGCTCTGTCAAAACAGATTGGTCGATTGATCCCGATATTTTGTTGGTGCGCGCGCACGATATTGCCGAAGCGGCATCGAAAATTTTGCAGACACAAGGAATTGACGATAACCAAATTCTTCAAGACGAAATCAAAAACTTGACGCTAAGAACGCTCAATCCTGATGCGGCTAAACTTTTGCTAACAGATTCAATCAGCTCATTGCCACTACACAAAACTCTGGTGCTTTTGGATTGCTTGCGTGAATTTGCCAACGAACCATTCTATCGCCATGCCGAATTGGCATTGGCAAACGCGTTGGTATTCAAGATCGGCAATCTCCGTTTCGGACCCGAGGTCGGAGTCGGTGTAAAAAAGCAAGACGCGCCGGTCATTGCAATCTGGTTATCCGAAGTTGGAAAGATTGCGAACGACTTGCGGCGCGTCGCTGGCAAATCCTATCCTGAATGTCAGGTTTACAATGCGGATGCGCGCGCGGTCAGCCATCTCCAATTTAATGGAATCGCGCCTCATTCGATTGATGCCGTGATCACATCGCCGCCGTATCCAAATGAAAAAGATTACACACGAACCACGCGGCTCGAATCGGTCATCTTGGGTTACATCAAAACCAAACAAGATTTGCGCGAACTGAAAAAGAGACTGGTGCGGTCGAATACGCGCGGGGTATACAAAGACGACGACGACGACGAATGGGTGGAAACACCCGCTGAGATTCGGCAGATTGTTGATTCGATTGAAACTCGCCGAATCGCGCTGGGAAAAAATTCCGGTTTTGAAAAGCTGTACGGTCGAGTCACGAGTCTCTACTTTGCGGCAATGGCGCGCCATTTGATCGAACTGCGCCCCTTGCTTAAACCGGGTGCGCGGTTGGCGTACGTCGTCGGCGATCAAGCTTCCTACTTGCGTGTGATGATTCGCACCGGACGATTGCTGGCGGAAATCGCGGAGACGGTTGGATACGAACTCGTTAGAACAGACCTTTTCAGAACGCGCTTTGCGACGGCAACCAAAGAACAATTGCGCGAAGAAGTCGTCATTCTACGTTGGCGAGGAGAAAAAAACGACATGGCAGAAGAAAAGAATCGCTATACTCGACTGATCGAATCCATTTTTTTCACGCATTACCAGGAAGGCGCAACAGAAGTTGAATTTGAAAGATCAGATATCAACCGCGCGGCGGATAAATTGAAGATGGACTTGCCCAAAAACCTGGGCGATGTGCTCTATTCTTTTCGATACCGAACTCAATTGCCGGACAGCATCATCACGAAAGCGCCCTCCGGCTTTGAGTGGGTTATCCGCGCGGCAGGACGATCACGCTACAAATTCGTGCTGGTCATTCAATCTGCCATCGCGCCATCGGATAATTTGGTCGAGACCAAGATTCCGGATGCCACACCTGGGATCATCGTCAAATATGCTTTGAACGACGAACAAGCCGTCTTGGCAAAACTACGTTACAACCGACTCGTTGATATTTTCACTAGGCTTGCCTGTTATTCTTTGCAAAACCATTTGAGGACAACCGTCCCAGGGATGGGGCAAGTCGAAACCGACGAACTGTACATTGGCATTGACAAACGCGGCGCGCAATATGTTTTGCCGATTCAAGCAAAAGGCGGAACCGATCGAATTGGCATTGTGCAAGTTGAACAAGACATCGCCATGTGCGCGGCAAAATTTCCGAACCTGGTTTGCCGTCCGATCGCAGCGCAGTTCATGGAGGAAAATCTGATTGCATTATTTGAACTAGAGCAAACAGATGAAGGCATCAAAGTCGCCGCTGAAAAACATTACAAACTTGTTCATCCGGATGAATTAACGACGGAAGAACTCGAAAAATACAGAACACGTTCAGTCTGATTTTAATCGCGCAAGCCATAACACGCCGCGCCGATAAGCGCGGCGTGCGGATTGAGAATCACGCGCACCGGGACGCGGCGAAGCAATTCCGCAAAGCGTCCCTTGCGCGTAAATCGTTCCAGAAAAGTTCTTTCTTTCAGATACGGCAAGATTCGCGGCGGCATGCCACCCCCCAGATACACGCCGCCCGTCGCCAAAATCCGCAACGCCAGATTCCCTGCTTCGCTTCCCAGGATTGCCACAAACAGATTCAGCGTTGCCGCGCAAATCGCGACCTGGCTTTCGAGCGCCGCCTGCACGATGATGGGCGTCGGGTCGCTCGCCGCGGCGAGCGCATCGCGCAACCAGGCCGGCTCGTCCATGTGCCGCGCGTCTTTGAAAAACGCGTACACGTTCGGCAGTCCCATTCCCGACGCGACGCGTTCGTAACTGACGTGTTCCATCCGTGCCTGCATGTACTCCAGCAGGTCGCGTTCGAGCGCGGTTGTCGGCGCGAAATCGGCGTGACCGCCTTCGGAAGCGCACGCGCGGTATCCATCGTCGTCCCAGGTTAGAAATGCTTCGCCCAATCCCGTGCCTGGCGCGATGACCGCTAGCGCGCCCTGGGCGACCGGCGCGCCTTCGTTCAACGTTTCCCAGTCCGCCGATTCCAGAAAGGGAATCGCATGCGCGATGGCTTCGAGATCGTTTAGCAAACACACCGGCGTATTGCCGAGCATTTCACTCAACTTGCGCGCGTCCACTACCCAGGACAAGTTGGTCACCTGTGCGCGCTGGTCAACGACCGGACCCGCCACGTCAATACACACGCGCGTCGGTTTCAAATCCAGGTCCGCCAAAAATCGGTGGACGATGGCTTCCATCGAGGCATAGTCTTTGCTTGCAAAGGTCGCCTGCGCGAGCGGCTGATGCGGACCGCGTTCACGCGCATAAATCGCGAGCGCGGTTTTCGTGCCGCCAATATCGCCCGCCAGCAACCATTCATTCGTACGATTCATTTTTTGCTCTTGCGTTTTTAGAAATAAATTTTCGCCACTATCAAACGGGGCGCAGTTTCGGACTGCGCCCCGTTGGGTCTTTTACTGTATCGTCGCCAAATTTTCGTTGATGACGTCGAGCACTTGCGCGGGCAATGACTGGGGAACGTGCGTTGCGATTTGTTCGAGCGTCATCCCGCCCACCGCGTCCAGGTGCATGTGCGCCAACTGCGCGGCGAAATACTTGTACAAAATCGCTCTGCCTTGCGCGTCTTCCATCAACGTCC from Chloroflexota bacterium carries:
- a CDS encoding EamA family transporter; amino-acid sequence: MFAWFILFLLGAIWGASFLFIKVGVAEIPPFTFVLGRTLIAATVLFGVMRFRREAFPRTRALWTTFIALGILNGVIPYTLITWGETHITSGLASILNAAMPLFTVLLAHYWTHDERMTMPKMLGVLVGFVGVVIVFLPELRGGIQIEFWGQLAVVGAALSYAVATIMARRTLRGVSPVLAAAGQLGTAAMWMVIPSIVIDRPWTLRPTLPALGALVTLAILGTAVAYILYYWLVNHTGATRTSLVTYLLPIFGVMWGAVLLREPIAWEAILGLSLILAGVILVNRKFAPQTKIVGAMVESSD
- a CDS encoding pyridoxamine 5'-phosphate oxidase family protein, coding for MKTISLAQVKRQDRAVEDEAWIRAMLHRAAIGIMATAHEGQPYISARHYVFDETADAIYMHGAPAGRTRTDVEDNPRVCFSVNEIGRQLPAPTAFAMSSEYASVVVFGRASVVADEAEAAHALQLLLEKYFAHLEYGMDYRSISPQELARTAVYRIEIEQWSGKRKQVAEDFPGAFWYDAAHASSSANS
- a CDS encoding PLP-dependent aminotransferase family protein, which gives rise to MAKRAAFLTLAALDLERGTPTALHRQLYYRLSHAILTHRLAPGVRLPPTRALAAELGVSRNTVVNAFEQLLAEGYIEGKVGSGTYVSHALPDQVLQVRAQSSAPSRAMLARATLSKRGAIMASAPARDWQDSDKPRAFRPGIPALDEFPFAMWRRLAHKRWRDLPRDALGYGEPAGYRPLRESIAAYLGASRGVRCDPEQVIVVAGSQQALDLAARLLLDSGDIAWIEDPGYRGARGALLAAGARLVPVPVDAEGLRVEVGVAKNADARLAYVTPSHQYPLGVTMSLARRLTLLEWATHSNAWILEDDYDSEYRYAGRPLTALQGLDNAQRVIYIGTFSKVLFPALRLGYLVVPPNLVDAFVAARAMADRQSPTLDQAVLADFIAEGFFARHVRHMRTLYAERRAALVDAVARELGGLLEITSEEAGLHVLARLPKGVDDRVISRRAAKHNVETPALSDYALARLARGGLVLGYAAVNAREIREGVRQLASACSFAHPRKSRE
- a CDS encoding DUF4445 domain-containing protein, translated to MTAFQIDFEPVGRRGECPHDQSLLDCARQLAVDLVNVCGGMGSCERCKVQVVSGQVSLPTVDEKNILTPRELERGYRLACQTFPQSDVKLRVPPESLTAPQRTQLEGLQVEIQPDPPIRTFDIQLTPPTLENPRADDLGLWSALAGEHHVEPGTIDYHVLQTLSPHLRDLNWRVRVGLRGNEIVAVSAPATRWLGLAVDIGTTKIAGYLLDLETGQTLASQGLMNPQISYGEDVVTRIGIACQGAAQAARMQKLLTDALSQLAADLCATISANPSEIVEAVVVGNTAIHHLFLRLPVQQLGFAPYVPATRAALDVKARDLDLNIAPGAYVHLLPNIAGYVGADHVAMILATRLAELKGVVLALDIGTNTEICLNHRGKMTSVSCASGPAFEGAHIKFGMRAAPGAIEHLLLTKEKLEYQTIGGVAPVGVCGSGLLDAVAQLRLNGILDRQGRMGDHARVRVQSGMREFVIVSEEERQGLDALTISQKDVRELQLAKGAIRMGIQALVADAGLTENDIEQVIIAGAFGTFIDVSSAVTIGMLPRLPLERFKQVGNAAGTGARLALISREQRALAKQIAQRDAYIELASVPGFQRKYAEATYLE
- a CDS encoding cobalamin B12-binding domain-containing protein, with product MSEKLVNAIADMQEEEVLALTQQLLENGTDPMTILDDCRLAMEIVGKRFEEGKYFIPELILAGEMLKSISAVVKPRVTGAAETAKQGAKVLVGTVKGDIHDIGKDIVVFMLDVNGFEVKDLGVDVPIEKFISEVKSYQPSIVALSGFLTLAYTSMKETVDAIKAAGLRNDVKIMIGGGTVDDQVRQYAGADAFGKDAMEAVVLAKQWAGGK
- a CDS encoding dihydropteroate synthase; amino-acid sequence: MKIIGEKINGTRAQVKKAIAERNAEFIQNLAKKQVGGGAHWLDVNAGTPPDREPDDLVWLIQLAQDAVDVPLCLDSANPNALRVAMKHVKKTPMINSISGEQTRLSGILPIVAEFGCEVIALCMDDKGIPPTVAARLDVIRNVFAATRRAGVPDEKVYVDPLAMTIATNTEASRITFNTMRAIRAGFPQAHISCGLSNVSFGLPVRALINRTFLALALDAGMDTAIIDPNDRELQATMLAANLLLGRDKHCLNYTRAYRAGLLENKPS